The following is a genomic window from Chania multitudinisentens RB-25.
ACATTGCTAAAGCCCGTGACTATTAACATTCCCAGACCTTGCGTCTGCCGTAAATATATCCATGAGGATAGCGAAAATGACATTGAACATTGGGGTTATTGGTACTGGAGCCATCGGCAGAGATCATATTCGCCGTTGCAGTCAGGTGTTACAGGGTGGCCGTATCGTTGCGGTGAATGATATTAACCGTGATAACGCGGCCAAGGTAGTCAATGAACTGAATCTGGATGCGCAAGTGTACGCCAATGGTCATGAACTGATCCAGGCTACCGATGTGCAGGCGGTGCTGGTGACCTCATGGGGGCCGAGCCATGAGGAGTTTGTGCTTGCCGCCATTGCTGCGGGTAAACCGGTATTTTGTGAGAAGCCGCTGGCGGTGACCGCGCAGGGGTGTAAAAACATCGTTGAGGCCGAGGCTAAATACGGTAAACGTCTGGTGCAGGTGGGTTTTATGCGCCCCTATGACCAGGGCTATCGCGCATTGAAACAGGTATTAACCAGCGGGCAAATCGGTGAGCCGCTGATGCTGCACTGCGCACACCGTAACCCGACGGTTGGCGAAGCCTACACGACGGATATGGCGATTACCGATACCCTGATCCACGAAATCGATGTACTACGTTGGTTGTTGGATGATGAGTATGTTTCTGTGCAAGTCATCTTTCCGCGTAAATCTTCTAAAGCATATTCTCACCTTAAAGATCCGCAGATTGTGCTGCTTGAAACCGCCAAAGGCACCCGCATTGACGTGGAGATTTTTGTTAACTGCCAGTACGGCTACGATATTCAGTGCGAAATTGTCGGTGAAACCGG
Proteins encoded in this region:
- a CDS encoding Gfo/Idh/MocA family protein; its protein translation is MTLNIGVIGTGAIGRDHIRRCSQVLQGGRIVAVNDINRDNAAKVVNELNLDAQVYANGHELIQATDVQAVLVTSWGPSHEEFVLAAIAAGKPVFCEKPLAVTAQGCKNIVEAEAKYGKRLVQVGFMRPYDQGYRALKQVLTSGQIGEPLMLHCAHRNPTVGEAYTTDMAITDTLIHEIDVLRWLLDDEYVSVQVIFPRKSSKAYSHLKDPQIVLLETAKGTRIDVEIFVNCQYGYDIQCEIVGETGIAKLPEPSSVQMRSGAKLSTEILTDWKERFIDAYDVELQSFINDVLAGQLTGPSAWDGYAAAVTADACIAAQLSGEVVPVALPARPGFYGQ